A single window of Streptomyces griseoviridis DNA harbors:
- a CDS encoding NAD(P)H-dependent flavin oxidoreductase, translated as METALTRLVGVRHPIVQTGMGWVAGPRLVSASANAGALGILASATMTLDQLRAAVREVRSRTDAPFGVNLRADAVDASDRVRIMIEEGVRVASFALAPSPALIAELKEAGLVVIPSVGARRHAEKVAAWGADAVIVQGGEGGGHTGEVATTVLLPQVVDAVRIPVVAAGGFFDGRGLVAALAYGAAGVAMGTRFLLTSDSTVPDAVKARYLAATVRDITVTTAVDGLPHRMLRSDLVAALERAGRTRALLRALREASAFRRLSGVTWRHLLRDGRALRHGKDLSWSQLLLAANTPMLLRAAMVEGRTDLGVMAAGQVAGVIDDLPSCAELVAGVMAQAEGIVAGWR; from the coding sequence ATGGAGACCGCGCTCACCCGGCTGGTCGGGGTCAGGCATCCGATCGTGCAGACGGGGATGGGCTGGGTGGCGGGCCCCCGCCTGGTGTCGGCGAGCGCGAACGCGGGCGCGCTGGGCATCCTCGCGTCGGCGACGATGACCCTCGACCAGCTCAGGGCGGCGGTCAGGGAGGTCAGGTCCCGCACCGACGCGCCGTTCGGGGTGAATCTGCGGGCGGACGCGGTGGACGCGAGCGACCGGGTGCGGATCATGATCGAGGAGGGGGTGCGGGTCGCGTCGTTCGCGCTCGCCCCCTCCCCCGCCCTGATCGCGGAGCTGAAGGAGGCGGGGCTCGTGGTGATCCCGTCGGTCGGGGCCCGGCGGCACGCGGAGAAGGTCGCCGCGTGGGGGGCGGACGCGGTCATCGTGCAGGGCGGTGAGGGCGGCGGCCACACCGGCGAGGTGGCGACGACCGTGCTGCTGCCGCAGGTCGTGGACGCGGTCCGGATCCCGGTGGTGGCGGCGGGGGGCTTCTTCGACGGGCGCGGGCTGGTCGCGGCGCTCGCGTACGGGGCGGCCGGTGTCGCGATGGGCACCCGGTTCCTGCTGACCTCCGACTCGACGGTGCCGGACGCGGTCAAGGCCCGCTATCTGGCCGCGACGGTCAGGGACATCACGGTCACGACGGCCGTCGACGGCCTGCCGCACCGGATGCTGCGCAGCGATCTGGTGGCCGCTCTGGAGCGGGCGGGGCGGACCAGGGCGCTGCTGCGCGCGCTGCGCGAGGCGTCCGCGTTCCGCCGGCTGTCCGGGGTGACCTGGCGTCATCTGCTCCGTGACGGACGCGCCCTGAGACACGGCAAGGACCTGTCGTGGAGTCAGCTGCTGCTCGCCGCGAACACGCCGATGCTGCTGAGGGCGGCGATGGTGGAGGGCCGCACCGACCTCGGGGTGATGGCCGCGGGGCAGGTAGCGGGCGTCATCGACGACCTGCCGTCCTGCGCGGAGCTGGTGGCGGGGGTGATGGCACAGGCGGAAGGGATCGTGGCGGGGTGGCGGTGA